One segment of Arthrobacter sp. MMS18-M83 DNA contains the following:
- a CDS encoding uroporphyrinogen-III synthase → MGRHSAVKSGETRALEGARVLVTRSPDRAAPLVAALRDAGAEPLLLPLIDFERARDQHSLEVALDALRAGAYGWLVVSSITTVRALKEKAAERRLELKELIPDSVRVATIGPSSRRVLEAEGIPVDLAPEDVQSAAGLVSVWPTGLVSVLLPQADIADAVLAAGIEAKGAVVQAVTAYHTVDYPADPERRLTAALVAANGWQAGAASGAPELTPAAAKAELSSGRLHAVVAASPSAARRIHAALAPLEDCRFIAIGRSTAAEAAALGLPVAATAKEPTPAGIVAALRTVFATEGNES, encoded by the coding sequence ATGGGACGGCACAGCGCGGTGAAGTCAGGGGAGACCCGGGCCCTTGAAGGCGCCCGGGTCCTTGTGACGCGCAGTCCGGACCGTGCAGCCCCGCTCGTCGCTGCCCTGCGGGACGCTGGCGCCGAACCGCTCCTGCTTCCGTTGATCGACTTCGAGCGTGCCCGGGACCAGCACTCGCTCGAGGTCGCGCTGGACGCCCTCCGCGCGGGTGCATATGGCTGGCTCGTGGTCAGCAGCATCACCACTGTGCGCGCCCTGAAGGAAAAGGCGGCCGAACGCCGCTTGGAGTTGAAGGAACTGATTCCGGACTCGGTCAGGGTCGCAACGATTGGCCCGTCGAGCAGGAGGGTCCTCGAAGCGGAGGGCATCCCCGTGGACCTCGCGCCGGAGGATGTCCAGTCTGCCGCAGGACTCGTCTCGGTTTGGCCCACAGGCCTTGTCAGTGTGCTGTTGCCGCAAGCGGACATCGCCGATGCAGTGTTGGCGGCGGGGATCGAAGCCAAGGGAGCCGTTGTCCAGGCCGTCACGGCCTACCACACCGTGGATTACCCGGCCGACCCCGAACGCCGACTCACGGCTGCCTTGGTCGCGGCGAACGGTTGGCAAGCCGGGGCCGCATCGGGGGCTCCGGAGCTCACCCCGGCAGCCGCTAAAGCCGAGCTATCCAGCGGCCGGCTCCACGCCGTCGTCGCCGCCTCGCCCAGTGCAGCGCGCCGCATCCACGCCGCACTTGCTCCGCTGGAAGACTGCCGCTTCATCGCGATCGGGCGCTCGACGGCGGCAGAGGCTGCCGCTCTCGGCCTCCCGGTTGCGGCAACCGCCAAGGAACCCACACCCGCCGGCATCGTGGCCGCCCTACGCACCGTATTCGCAACCGAAGGGAACGAAAGTTGA
- the hemB gene encoding porphobilinogen synthase, translated as MSFPNHRPRRLRTTPAMRRMTAEHRLAPADLILPAFIREGLSAPAPITSMPGVVQHTTDSLKRAAAEAVELGVSGIMLFGVPAVRDARGTASLDPDGVLNKAIRDVRSEVGNDLVVMGDVCLDEFTDHGHCGVLDANGYVDNDATLEIYAQMAVAQADAGAHVLGPSGMMDGQIAVIRQALEAAGHQNTAVLAYAAKYASAFYGPFREAVDSQLKGDRRTYQMDAANRREAIVEVELDLEEGADMVMVKPAMSYLDILADVAAMSPVPVAAYQISGEYAMIEAAAANGWIDRRGAITESVLGIKRAGADMVLTYWASELAGWLKES; from the coding sequence TTGAGTTTTCCAAACCACCGGCCCCGCCGGCTCCGCACCACCCCCGCCATGCGCCGGATGACGGCTGAACACCGATTGGCGCCCGCGGACCTCATCTTGCCGGCCTTTATTCGCGAAGGACTCAGCGCGCCGGCTCCGATCACTTCCATGCCCGGCGTCGTGCAGCACACCACGGACTCGCTGAAGCGCGCCGCTGCGGAGGCCGTGGAACTCGGTGTCAGCGGAATCATGCTTTTCGGTGTTCCCGCAGTCCGTGATGCCCGCGGCACCGCTTCACTGGATCCGGACGGCGTGCTGAACAAGGCCATCCGCGATGTCCGCTCCGAAGTCGGCAATGACCTGGTGGTCATGGGCGACGTGTGCTTGGACGAGTTCACGGACCACGGTCACTGCGGGGTCCTCGACGCCAACGGTTACGTGGACAACGACGCCACCCTGGAGATTTACGCCCAGATGGCAGTGGCGCAGGCCGACGCCGGCGCCCATGTCCTGGGACCGTCCGGAATGATGGATGGCCAGATCGCCGTGATTCGCCAGGCCCTGGAAGCTGCCGGACACCAGAACACCGCCGTCCTCGCGTACGCGGCGAAGTATGCCTCGGCCTTCTACGGCCCATTCCGTGAGGCCGTGGATTCGCAGCTCAAGGGCGATCGCCGCACCTACCAGATGGATGCTGCCAACCGCCGGGAAGCCATCGTCGAGGTGGAACTCGACCTCGAGGAGGGCGCGGACATGGTGATGGTCAAGCCGGCCATGAGCTACCTCGACATCCTGGCCGACGTCGCCGCCATGAGCCCTGTCCCCGTGGCGGCCTACCAAATTTCCGGTGAATACGCCATGATCGAAGCGGCTGCCGCGAACGGCTGGATCGACCGCCGCGGCGCCATCACAGAATCCGTGCTCGGCATCAAACGGGCCGGCGCCGACATGGTGCTGACGTACTGGGCGTCCGAGCTTGCCGGCTGGCTCAAGGAGTCCTGA
- a CDS encoding glycoside hydrolase family 3 N-terminal domain-containing protein — translation MVAAKADGGDAGTVAELLNNHVGNIYLAGRSQGGVGATASVVEKLKAGVSPASTRGLPLFVATDQEGGSVQVLRGPGFLPIPAALDQGKSSPEQLRADARNWGSELLQAGVNVDLAPVLDTVPSPEFASSNKPIGAFQREYGFTPAEVSEHGNAMAAGLRDAGVAPVVKHFPGMGRVSLNTDVSANVRDAETTRTDPYLAPFKAAIDGGLRWVMISNAYYDKIDPDHMAPFSPVIMRSMLRADAGFTGIIVSDDLCNAVQLSPWSAGDRATNFIAAGGTMALCADTASVRVMYARVLERAKNDPDFRKAVDAAALTVLQVKAGQ, via the coding sequence ATGGTGGCAGCCAAAGCCGACGGAGGGGATGCCGGCACGGTTGCTGAGCTCCTGAACAACCATGTGGGCAACATTTATCTGGCCGGTCGCAGCCAGGGAGGCGTTGGTGCGACGGCATCAGTGGTGGAAAAACTGAAGGCGGGCGTTTCGCCGGCTTCGACGCGTGGGTTGCCGCTGTTCGTCGCGACGGACCAGGAAGGCGGTTCCGTCCAAGTCCTCAGGGGACCCGGTTTCCTGCCTATTCCCGCAGCCCTGGACCAAGGCAAATCGAGTCCGGAACAATTACGCGCGGACGCACGGAACTGGGGGTCCGAGCTGCTGCAGGCCGGAGTGAATGTTGACCTGGCACCGGTGCTGGATACGGTTCCCAGCCCTGAGTTCGCTTCGTCGAATAAGCCCATTGGGGCGTTCCAGCGCGAGTACGGCTTCACCCCGGCCGAGGTGTCCGAGCACGGGAACGCGATGGCGGCCGGGCTGCGGGACGCAGGGGTGGCGCCGGTGGTCAAGCATTTCCCGGGCATGGGACGCGTCAGCCTGAATACCGACGTCAGCGCCAACGTCCGCGACGCCGAAACCACCCGGACGGATCCCTACCTCGCTCCATTCAAGGCCGCGATTGACGGAGGGCTCCGGTGGGTCATGATTTCGAACGCCTACTACGACAAGATCGATCCCGACCACATGGCGCCGTTCTCACCCGTCATCATGCGTTCCATGTTGCGTGCAGACGCAGGGTTTACCGGAATCATCGTGTCCGATGACCTGTGCAACGCCGTGCAGCTGTCGCCCTGGAGCGCGGGGGACAGGGCAACGAATTTCATCGCCGCGGGCGGCACCATGGCTTTGTGCGCAGATACGGCTTCCGTTCGGGTGATGTACGCCCGGGTCCTGGAGCGGGCGAAGAACGATCCTGATTTCCGCAAAGCAGTCGATGCCGCGGCCTTGACCGTTCTCCAAGTCAAGGCCGGACAGTAG
- a CDS encoding LLM class flavin-dependent oxidoreductase, with protein sequence MTETASTPTAPVVPTEILLGLNTFGDAGLDADGNPKPHAQVLRELLAEAELADAVGLHAFGVGEHHRRDFAVSAPEVFLAAAAARTSRIRLGSAVTVLSSDDPIRVFQRFSTVDALSNGRAEVMLGRGSFVESFPLFGLDLADYEVLFEEKLELFDRVRAQKPVHWEGRTRPNVNGMSVYPPLEHHLLPTWIGVGGTPESVLRCAQYGYPIIFAIIGGEPRRFAPLVELYREAMGKYGHPMQQIATHSPGHVAATDEQAREELFPHWLAQRNRIGAERGWGPASRGEFDAMCGPEGALYVGSPETVARKIVLLKQNLGVDRFDLKYSNGTLPHESMMRCIELFGTEVAPLVSELLAVP encoded by the coding sequence ATGACCGAAACCGCTTCCACTCCCACGGCCCCGGTGGTTCCTACGGAGATCCTCCTCGGACTGAACACCTTCGGTGACGCCGGATTGGACGCGGACGGCAACCCGAAACCGCACGCCCAGGTTTTGCGGGAGCTGCTGGCGGAAGCGGAACTGGCGGACGCCGTCGGGCTTCACGCCTTTGGCGTGGGGGAGCACCACCGCCGCGACTTCGCTGTCTCAGCGCCCGAGGTGTTCCTCGCGGCCGCAGCCGCCCGCACATCACGGATCAGGCTCGGTTCCGCTGTCACCGTGCTGAGTTCTGATGACCCCATCAGGGTCTTCCAACGCTTCTCCACCGTTGACGCTCTCTCCAACGGCCGGGCAGAAGTGATGCTGGGCCGCGGCTCCTTCGTGGAATCCTTCCCGTTGTTTGGCTTGGATTTGGCTGATTACGAAGTCTTGTTCGAGGAGAAGCTTGAACTGTTCGACAGGGTCCGGGCGCAAAAGCCCGTGCATTGGGAGGGCCGCACCCGGCCAAACGTGAACGGAATGAGCGTTTATCCGCCGTTGGAACATCACTTGCTGCCAACGTGGATTGGTGTGGGCGGAACTCCTGAGTCGGTGCTGCGCTGCGCCCAATACGGCTATCCGATCATCTTCGCCATCATCGGTGGAGAGCCGCGCCGTTTTGCCCCGCTGGTGGAGCTGTACCGCGAGGCAATGGGGAAATACGGACACCCGATGCAGCAGATCGCTACGCACTCGCCCGGCCACGTCGCTGCGACCGACGAGCAAGCCCGCGAGGAGTTGTTCCCGCACTGGTTGGCGCAGCGCAACCGGATCGGCGCTGAACGGGGTTGGGGCCCGGCCAGCAGGGGCGAATTCGACGCCATGTGCGGTCCCGAGGGTGCCTTGTATGTTGGTTCCCCGGAAACCGTCGCCCGGAAAATCGTGCTGCTGAAGCAGAACCTCGGCGTGGACCGTTTTGACCTCAAATACAGCAACGGAACCCTGCCCCATGAATCGATGATGCGCTGCATCGAACTCTTCGGGACTGAAGTGGCCCCTCTGGTTAGCGAACTGCTCGCCGTCCCTTGA
- the hemL gene encoding glutamate-1-semialdehyde 2,1-aminomutase codes for MTSNTPVSDQLFDRARSLMPGGVNSPVRAFGSVGGTPKFMVSAQGPYLTDADGREYVDLVCSWGPALLGHAHPAVLEAVHAAVDRGLSFGASTPDEANLAAIVKERVSAVERIRMVSTGTEATMTAVRLARGFTGRNLIVKFAGCYHGHLDGLLAAAGSGLATMALPGSAGVTEAAAAETLVLPYNDLAAVEAAFAAHGNNIAAVITEAAPANMGVVTPNEGFNAGLSRITREHGALLILDEVLTGFRTGYAGYWGLTGRQEGWAPDLLTFGKVIGGGMPTAALGGRGDVMDYLAPLGPVYQAGTLSGNPVAMAAGVATLTHATPEVYSFVDARSLELSAALSSALDTAGVDHSIQRAGNLFSVAFGTSANGVHNYADAQAQEVYRYAPFFHSMLDSGVYLPPSVFEAWFLSAAHDDAAMNRIFDALPAAAKAAAEATA; via the coding sequence ATGACTTCAAACACCCCTGTTTCCGACCAGCTGTTCGACCGCGCCCGTTCGCTGATGCCCGGCGGCGTCAACTCCCCGGTGCGCGCCTTCGGCTCAGTGGGCGGCACCCCGAAGTTCATGGTCTCCGCACAGGGTCCTTACCTGACCGATGCGGATGGTCGCGAGTACGTGGACCTCGTATGCTCTTGGGGTCCGGCACTGCTGGGCCACGCGCACCCGGCTGTGCTCGAAGCTGTCCACGCCGCCGTGGACCGTGGCCTGTCCTTCGGTGCTTCGACGCCGGACGAGGCAAACCTCGCCGCGATCGTCAAGGAGCGGGTCTCCGCCGTCGAGCGAATCCGCATGGTTTCCACGGGTACGGAAGCCACGATGACCGCGGTGCGCTTGGCCCGCGGATTCACTGGACGCAATCTGATTGTGAAGTTCGCCGGTTGCTACCATGGCCACCTCGATGGACTCCTCGCCGCCGCCGGCTCGGGCCTCGCGACCATGGCGCTGCCCGGTTCGGCCGGCGTTACGGAAGCGGCCGCGGCTGAAACGCTCGTCCTTCCATACAATGACCTCGCCGCTGTGGAAGCCGCCTTCGCTGCCCACGGAAACAACATCGCGGCCGTCATCACTGAGGCTGCTCCTGCCAACATGGGCGTAGTCACGCCGAACGAAGGCTTCAACGCCGGGCTCTCCCGCATTACCCGCGAACACGGCGCTCTCTTGATCCTGGACGAGGTCCTCACCGGCTTCCGCACCGGCTACGCGGGCTACTGGGGCCTCACGGGCCGGCAGGAAGGCTGGGCGCCGGACTTGCTGACCTTCGGCAAGGTGATCGGCGGCGGCATGCCGACGGCGGCCCTTGGCGGACGGGGCGACGTGATGGACTACCTTGCGCCCCTTGGCCCGGTGTACCAGGCGGGTACCTTGTCCGGGAACCCCGTGGCGATGGCCGCAGGCGTCGCAACCCTGACGCACGCGACGCCCGAGGTCTACAGTTTCGTGGATGCCCGTTCGCTGGAACTCTCCGCGGCACTTTCATCGGCACTGGACACCGCCGGCGTGGACCACTCGATCCAGCGCGCAGGGAACCTTTTCTCCGTGGCCTTTGGTACGTCGGCCAACGGCGTCCACAACTACGCCGACGCGCAAGCCCAGGAAGTCTACCGCTACGCGCCGTTCTTCCACTCCATGCTGGACTCCGGCGTCTACCTGCCGCCGTCGGTCTTCGAAGCGTGGTTCTTGTCCGCCGCGCACGACGACGCCGCGATGAACCGGATCTTCGACGCACTGCCAGCCGCAGCCAAGGCAGCCGCGGAGGCGACTGCCTGA